The Pseudodesulfovibrio hydrargyri genome segment TTCTTTTTCTTGGCGTAGAGTTTCTTGATCTCGGCGAGTAGAAAGATGACCCGCTGGCGCTGGTTCATCTCGTCCTCGGAGGGATCGTCCTCCTCGATGGTCTTGACCACGTCCTTGAGCTTGATACGGCCGTCTTCCAGGTCCTCGCCCACGGAAATGAGTTCCTCAACGGCCACGGGCACCTCCACAAGGGAATAGAGGACATCCAGCTCGCCGTTTTCGATCTTCTTGGCGATGACCACCTCGCCCTCGCGGTCGAGCAGCGGCACGGCGCCCATTTCGCGCAGATACATGCGTACCGGATCGGTGCTCCGCGAAGCGTATTCCGTGGAATCGTCGTCGCCGTCGTCGAATTCCAATTCCTTGTCATCTTCGTCGTCGACCAGCTTCTTGTCGGAATCGTCCGAATCCACCAGGGCGATATCCATCTGGTCGAAGATGGCGTGAATTTCCTCGAGCTGATCCGGGCTGTTGTAGTCGGAAGGCAGAGCCTTGCTCAACTCTTCGTATGTCAGGAATCCCTTTTTCTTACCTTCGGCGATAAGAGCTTTGATCTGTTGGATTTCCTTAATGTTGCTCATTGTCCCTCCTGCGAGACTTCTTCAAGGCTAAAAGCTCTAGTGCACGCTTGTTGTCGCCACTTTCGTACGCCTGCCTGATAGACTCGTTGAGCTGGCGATTGTCCATATCTGTTAACCCGCGTTCAATCTGCTCACAGATGTAAACCCACTCATTCAGCAATTCCCGGCCTGAAAGGACGTTCGTATGCAATTCCTCGCGGCATTGGATGTAGAAGCCCTTTTCCTGTTCGTTCAGCAGGCTCGCTACTTGGCCTTGCTGCGTTGTTTCGAGCTTGTTCCACAATGCCTGCGCCCATGGGGTGCGAAGAACCTGGGTCATTCCCCTTTTGGCCAGTTCCGGCACATATTCCGGGTACTGGATCGAAAACCGCAAAAAATACCGGTCATCCGCAAAGTCCTTGCCCACGCCCATACCCGGCTGCTGTTGCTCGACCCGTTGCGTCTGCCGCGGCTGATGTCTTGGATTGCGCTGTTGCTGCGGTGCCGCAGCACCCGTGTCACGCCTGAAGTCAGCCTCCGACAGTCCGAGCCCGTTCGCAATGCGAGGCAGGTAGAACGCCCGCAAGGACGCGTCGGACAATTCCGACAAAAAACTCTTGGCCCACGCCATGATGTCCCTGGGGGCGTACTCCTCCCGCAGGGTGTTCATGCAAAAAGTCAAACCGTCCGGGGCCTCGCTCATGCAGGCCTCGAATCCGTCCGCTCCCTTGGTCTGGAGCAGGCTGTCCACGTCCTCGCCATCCGGCATCAGGACCACCTTGCAGGCCACGCCCTGAAGCAGGATCATCCTGCTGGACTTCATGGCCGCCTTGCGCCCCGCCCCGTCGCCGTCGAAGACCAGGTCGACGCGCGAGCAGAATCCGGCCAGCCGTTTCACCTGATCCGCAGTCAGGGCCGTGCCCAAGACGCCGCAGGAGTCGGTGTAGCCGAACTGGTGGAGCGATATCACATCCATGTATCCTTCGGTCAGGATGGCCCGCTTGGTGCGGGTCATGGTGGACCGGGCCAGACTGAGCCCATACAAGTGGTCGCCCTTCTTGTATATAGGCGTATCCGAGCTGTTCAGATACTTGGGTTCTCCTTCAGTAATTATTCTGCCGCCAAAAGCAATAACCCGACCCGACAAATTTTGAATGGGAAAGATCAATCTCCCACGGAACCTATCGTAGATATTACCTTTTTCATTTTTTGACAAGAGTCCGGCCTCAACCCCCAATTCCGGATTGCGGCCCTTGCCTTTGAGAAAATTATCCAGGCCGTGCCAGTCGTCGGGCGAATAGCCCAGGCCGAACTTGGCGATCATCTCCGGGGTCATGCCCCGGTCGGTCAGGTAACGGCGGCAATGGTCCCCGGAGGCCAGGGACAGATTGCGCTGGAAAAACTGGTTCGCCTCGTCATGCATGTCGAGGAGGATCTGCTTTTTGGCCTTGCGCTCGGCCGCGTGCGGATCGTGCGGCACGTGGCTCAGTTCCACCCCGCATTCGGCGGCCAGCTGTTCCAGGGATTCCCGGAACTCCAGTCCGTTGATGCGTCCGTAAAAATCGATGACGTCGCCCGAGGCCTGGCAGCCGAAGCAATAGAAGAAGCCCTCTTCGTCGTTCACGGACATGGAGGGCTTGGTTTCCTGGTGAAACGGGCACGCGCCCATCCACCGGCCCGAGACCGGTTTCAGGTCAACATACCGGCGCACCACGTCCGAGATATTGATCCGGGCCTTGACGGCCTCGATACCACTTCTGTCCACCAGACGCCTCCGGCAATGCCGTTACTTGAGCGTTACCTCGGTCATGCCGTCCCCGCCCCGGTCCTCGGGGGCCAGGGAAAAATTCTCCACGGCGGGATAGTACTTCAAAAACTCGTGTACCTCGCGGCGCAGCGCACCCGTTCCCCGGCCGTGTACGATCTCAAGCTTGCCGGCGCCCTTGCGCAGGGCGGCGTCCATGGCCCGCTCCAGTTCGCTGATGGCCTCGTCGGCTCGGTTGCCGCGCAGGTCCACCTCGATCACCAAGTCGCCCGGGGCCGCTGCCTTGGTCCCCGTGGGCTGGGCAACAGGCCGCGAAGGACCGTCCGCCGGGCCGAGATGGTCGGCCTTGACCCACATGGCCACGCCACCGATATCGACCTTTGCCTGCTTCTTTTTCTCGTTGATTTCCAGCACGGTACCCGACTTGTTCCAAGCCAGATACGACACTTTCTTGCCCGGGACAATATCCGAGAAGGAAAACACGGGTTCTTTTTTGCGTTCCGGCGCGATGTCCTCGATGCGCAGGCGCGCCTGGTGAAGCTTTTTGCGCGCCTCTTTCTGGCCGATGCGCTCGGTTTTCCACTGCTTGACCACGTCCTGGGCCTTGGACTGGACCTCTTTAAGGATTTTGGTGCGCTCCTTCTCGAATTTCTGTTCGAGATTGGCCCGCTTCCTTTCGATGCGGATGCGCTCGTCTTCGATGGCGTCCAGCTCGGCCTCTTTCTTCACGGCCATGGCGTTGAGGCGGTCCAGCACGGCGGAGGTGTCGGAGCCGTCCAGCAGGAGATATTTTTCGGCCCGCTCCAGGATGGCGGCGGGCAGACCGTGCTCGCGGGCCACGTCCAGGGCGATGGATGCGCCCACCTGGTCGTAGGCCAGTCGGAACAGCGGCTTCTTGGTGGACGGGTCGAAGAGCACGCTGGCGGCGCGCACGCCCTTGGTGGCCATGGCGTAGGCCTTGAGCGCCGGGAAATGGGTGGCCGTAAATGCGGTGGCCCGCTTTTCCAGCAGGGAGTCGATGACCGCCTGGGCCAGGGCCGCGCCCTGGGTGGGGTCCGTGCCCGCGCCGAACTCGTCGAGAATGAACAGGGAGTGTCCGTCCACCTTGTCCCAGACCCGTTTCAGGTACTGAATCTGGGCGGTGAAGGTGGAGACGTTCTCCTCCAAGGACTGCTCGTCGCCCATGATGACGAAAATGTCGTCCCACAGGGGCAGGCTGCTGCCCTCGGCGGCCGGGACCGGCAGGCCGGAAAAGGCCATCAGGCCGATAAGGCCCACGGTCTTGAGGCAGACGGTCTTGCCGCCCGCGTTGCCGCCGCTGACGATCATGGCCCTCTGTCCATCCAGCAGCTCGATGTTCACGGGGTGGACCGACTCGTCGGTCAGGGCCAGGAGCGGATGGCGGGCCTTGAGCAGCCTGGGGGCGCCCTCCTCCGTGACCTCGATGGTCCGGCCGGAGTAGGCGTCGGCCAGGCGGACCTTGGCCATGAGCACGTCCAGGGTGACCAGTCCGTCATAGGCGTCACGGACCTCGTCCTGCTCCTGGCGCACCAGGCCGGTCAGGTATTGCAGGACCTTGTATTCCTCGGCCCGTTCCTCGCGCTTGAGTTCCTGGAGCTTGTTGTTGGTCTCCACCAGAAAGATGGGCTCGAAGTAGCAGGTCTCGCCGGTCTGCGAGTAGTCGTGGATGATGCCCTTGGTCTTGTTCTTGAAATTCGCCTTGATGGGCAGCACGTAGCGGTCGGACGAGACGGTCATGAACTCGTCCTGCATGGCCGCACCCAGGTTCTCCTGAAGGATGAAGTCCTTGACCCGCTTGGTGCAGCGCTGGTGGATGGCCCGGATTTCCTGGCGTACGGACATCAGGTTCGGGGAACTCTCGTCCTTGATCTGCCCTTCGGCGTCCAGGCAGCGCCCGATACCGGACACGGTCTTCTGCGGCCAGGCATAAGCGAAAAGCTCCTTTTCGAGCACCTCCCAGTCGCGTCCCTCAAAGCCGGCCAGGGATTCGCGGGCGTCCTTGGCCAAATCCAGGAGGATCTTAAGCGCGAAGAGCGCATCCTGGTCGAGTACGGCCAGTTCGCTGTCCAGGTGCGGAAAGATGCCGCCCAGTTCAGGGAAGGCGCGCATGCGAAAACCCGACTCCCCCACCCAGGCCGCGCCCTGCTCGAACAGGGTCCCTGCCCGGCGGACGGATTCAAGGGTGTCGTAGGGATGGATGGCAAGACACGCGGCAGCCCCGGGTTCGGACGTGGCGAAACCGGACAGTGCCCCGAGGATCTTGGGGAATTCCAATACCTGGAAAGTTCTGGACTCCATGGACGAGCCGGGGGGTTGGAGAGTTAGGAGAGCTTGGACCGTACCAGTCCGCTGGCCTTCTTGCCGTCGACCTGCCCTGTGTGCGCGGCGAGCAAGGCCTGCATGACCTTGCCCATGTCCGCCATGGAGGACGCCCCGAGGTCGGCGATGGCCTTGTCGATGGCGGCGGAAAGTTCCTCGTCGGACAGCTGCTTGGGAAGATAGACTTCAAGGGCGGCGAGTTCGTCGGCTTCGACCTTGGCCAGGTCGTCCCTCCCCGCCTTGGTGTACTGGTCGAAGGAGTCCTTGCGCTGCTTGACCTGCTTGGCGATGAGATCAAGCACGGTCTCGTCGGAGAGCGCGTCGCTTTTATCCTCGACCATACGGTTTTTAATGGCCGTCTTGAGATGTCTCAAGACGGCCACTTTTACCGTAGCTTTGGCCTTGTAGGCCTCGATGTAGTCTTTGTCTATTTGCTTGGACAGACTCATAATCTACATGCTGCGCATCTTGCGCATTTTTTTGGCGAGCCTCTTCTTGGCGGCAGCTTTCTTTTTCTTCTTCTGCACGCTGGGCTTCTCGTAGTGCTGGCGCTTCTTCAGTTCGGACAGAATTCCGGCCTTCTCCACCTGCTTCTTGAAGCGGCGCAGAGAAACGTCGAAGTTGTCGTTGTCGTCAAAATACACTCCGGGCAATGAAAATCACCTCCTCGGTGAACCGCCCGCTCATATGGCGGGCCAGCGAAATAAGAGACACTACATATAAACAAAAAAGAGAAAAGGCAACCCAAAAATTCGGGAGAATTTTAAAACGGATCAAAAAAAGCCTGCCCGGCAGTACCCGGGCAGGCCCTTTCGATGCAATGGTATCAGAGACTAATGATCAGCCTTTTTCGCGTCACGCAAAGACTGCAGGACCGTAACCGCCAGGGCGACACCGATGACGCCGAGGACGATGTACAGGACACCGAAAAAGACGAAATGGTCGGGCATCCACCAGGGAAGATCCATGGGCAGCGGGCTGTGAACGGTTTCACCGTGAATCATCGTATCATCTCCAATTATTTAACGGCGTCCTTGAGAATCTTGCCGGGACGGAACTTGACAACCTTGGTCTCGGGGATCTTGAGTTCGAGACCCGTGCGGGGGTTGCGGCCGACGCGGGCTTTGCGGAGTTCCACGGCGAAGGTGCCGAAACCGGTCAAGGTCAGCTTGCCTTCGGAAACCAGGGTGCTTTCCACGGTCTCCAGAAATGCATTCAGGGCGCGTTCGGCGTTCGCCTTGGTCAGGTTGGCCTTTTCCGCGATTTTGACAACCAATTCTGCCTTTGTCATCAGTCCTTCCTCCTCGGTGAAATATTACCCAGATGGTATTTGTTAAAGTGCAGCCAGAGCACAAAACGACTTGCACTTTGTTTCCGTCACCAACTCACCTCTTGGCCTTTAAATGAACTTTCGCCCCGTGTCCAGCCCGAGCGCTGAAAAAAAACGAAAAAACCTACGCTATATGGTGCTTCCGGGACTTTTGCCCCCCTATTTTCGGGGCTCAAAAATCCGCCTTTCAGTACCAAGGGTCAGGTATTTTATCGGTCTTTGTGAAAATATGTACTAATATATTAAGGAAAGTGTACGGAATTGCGTCGGCGTGAGGTTTTCCGGGCGTGCCGACGGGCTGACCCCTTCATCCCGGAACCACTGCTCCACTTCCAGGGTCATGCGCTTCTTCAGGATGGTGGAAATCTGCTTGCGCCGCTGCTGGAAAAGCAGCTTGATCAGCCCGGCCAGCCTGTCCGGGTCGGTCGGCCGGTCCGCAAGCGGCAGCGGGTCGAAACGGACCACGGCGGAGTCCACCTTGGGGCGCGGCCGAAAGACCGCGGGCGGCACCTTGAACAGATAGCGCGTGTCGCAGAAGTTCCTGACCCAGGCGGTCAGCCCGCCGAAGGCCTTGGTGCCGGGTTCGGCGGTCAACCGCAGAGCCACCTCGTGCTGGACCATGAAGACCGCCCGTTCCAAGGTCTCCACCCGGCTGACGATGTCCCAGATCAGCTTGGACCCGACGTTGTACGGGAGGTTCCCGATGATCTTGCACGGTCCGGTCCCGTTCAGGTCCGCCCAGGGAAACTTGAGGGCGTCGGCCCGGACCACATCCAGTTCAGGCCAGCGCTCCTCGAGCCGCTCGGCCAGGCCGTCGTCCATTTCCACCACGCGCAGACGGCGCGCGCCCGTCTCGACCAGGTGTTCGGTCAGCGCCCCCTGTCCAGGGCCTATTTCTATAATATAGTCCCCGGGCGCGGGCAAAAGCGCGTCCACGATCTTGCGGCAGATGTTGGGGTCGGTCAAAAAGTTCTGGCCCAGGCTCTTCTTGGCCCGGTGCGGTCCGTCTTGTTGCGCCATGTGCGTTCTCCGTCGTCAGGGGATAGCGGAACCCGGTCCGGCTGGCAACAGCATTGACACGATCTCCTGGGAAAACGTATGAATCCCCGGTATTCATTCAATGAGGAGGATTCATGAATCTGCGCCATTATGTCCGGGACATCCCGGATTATCCCAAGAAAGGGATCACCTTTTTCGACATCACGCCCATTCTGAGCACGCCCAAGGCCTTCCGCTACGTCATCGACCAGCTATACGAAAAGTACAAGGACAGCGGCGCGGACAAGATCGTGGCCGCCGACGCCCGGGGCTTCATCTTCGGCGCCCCCCTGGCCCTCAAGATGGGCATCGGCTTCGTGCCTATCCGCAAGCCGGGCAAGCTGCCGTACAAGAACCGCTGCGTGACCTATGACCTGGAATACGGGTCCGACACCCTGTGCATGCACGTGGACGCCATCGACGAGGGCGACAAAATCCTGATGATCGACGACCTGCTGGCCACGGGCGGCACGGCCGAGGGCATGGTCAAGCTGATCCGCGAGGCGGGCGGCGAGATCGTGGGCGCGGGCTTCGTCATCCAACTCTCCTTCCTGGACGGCGACGAGGTCATGCGCGCTGCCGGAGTGAAACATGATTTCCTCATTGAAATCGACTAACAAGGAACGGCCATGAGCAAAATCGGCATCATCGGCGGCAGCGGACTGGACGATCCGGATCTGTTGCTGGACGCACGCGACGTGGAGATGGGCACGCCCTACGGCAAGCCGTCCGCTCTCCTCAAGGAAGGGACCATCGCGGGCCGGGAAGTGGTCCTCCTCGCCCGGCACGGCCGGGAGCACACCATTCCGCCCACCTTCGTCAACTACCGGGCCAACATCAAGGCCCTGAAGGACGCGGGCTGCACGCGCATCCTGGCCACCACGGCCTGCGGCTCCCTGCGCCAGGAGATCGACAGGGGCCACCTGGTCATCCTGGACCAGTTCATCGACTTCACCCGGCGCAGGCAGGTCTCCTTTTTCGACGAATTCGAGCCGCACTGCGCGGTGCACACAGCCATGGCCGATCCCTTTGACGCCGACATGCGCGGCCTGCTCAACGAGGCCTGCGACCGGCTGGGCCTGGCCCACCACAAGAGCGGCACGGTCATCACCATCGAGGGCTCTCGTTTCTCGACCCGGGCCGAGTCCAACATGTTCCGGATGTGGGGCGCGGACGTCATCAACATGAGTGTGGCTCCAGAGTGCATCCTGGCCAACGAGGCGGGCATCCCCTACGCCGCCGTGGCCATGAGCACGGACTATGACTGTTGGAAGACCGACGAGGCCCCGGTGACCTGGGAGGAGATACTCGAGGTCTTCAAGGGCAACGTGGAAAAGGTCACTTCCCTGCTCGTCGAAGCCATCAAGGAACTGGATTAGACCATGGCATCCACCGCTTTCGCCGATTCCGCGCCCCGCGCCTGCGACCTGCTGGTCCGGGCCGACGCGGTGATCACCCAGGACGACGAGAGGCGCGTCTTGACCGACGCGGCCGTCGCCATCCTCAACGGCATGGTCATCGAGGTCGGCGACTACGCCACCCTCGACGCCCGCTACGACCCCCTTCAGCGGCTGGACATGTCGGGCAAGATGCTCATGCCCGGTCTGGTCAACGGCCACACCCATCTGCCCATGACCCTGCTGCGCGGATTCGCCGACGACCTGCCGCTCATGGACTGGCTTGAGGGCCACATCTGGCCCGTGGAGGCCAAGCTTGACGAGGACCTGCTCGGCATTGGCGCGCGGCTCGGCTGCGCCGAACTCATCCGCACCGGGTGCACGGCCTTCTTGAACGGCTATTTCCATGAACGGGTGACCGGCGAGGCGGCCTCGGGCTGCGGCCTGCGCGCGGTTCTGGGCGAAGGATTCTTCGCCTTCCCCTCCCCGTTCTTCCCCACGGCCGAGGTCTGCTGGGAGGCGATCCGCTCCCTGGAGGAACACTTTCGGGACGACCCGCTGGTACGCACTGCGGTCACGCCGCACGCGGCCTTCACCGTGCCGCCCGAGGTCCTGGCCGCCAGCTTCGAACTTGCCGAGTCCCTGGACATCCCGTGGCAGACCCACCTGGCCGAATCCCCGACCGAAACGGCGGTCTGCCTGGGCAAGTACGGCATGCGTCCGGTGGAGATTCTGCGCCGGGAAGGGCTGCTCTCGCCGCGCGTCACCCTGCACCACTGCGTGGACGTGGAGGAAAAGGAGATCGCCCAGCTGGCCGCGTCCGGGACCAACGTGGTCCACAACCCGGCGTCCAACCTGAAGCTCTGTTCCGGCATGTCCCCGGTGCAGGCCATGCTCGACGCCGGGGTCAACGTGGGGCTGGGCACGGACGGCGCGTCGAGCAACAACCAGCTGAACATGTTCCGCGACATGGGACTGGCCGCGCTCATGGGCAAGGTCCGCCACGGCGACGCCTCGGCCGTGAACGCCCAGACCGCCCTGGACATGGCCACTCGCAATTCGGCCCGCTGCCTGGGCTGGCCCGAACTGGGCCGGATCCAGGCCGGACACCCGGCGGACATGATCGCCCTGGATCTCTCCTCGCCCAACCTCATGCCCGTGTTCAACCACGTGTCCCACGCGGTTTACGCGTCCACAGGCATGGAGGTATGCATGACCATGGTGGCGGGCGAGGTTCTGTACCTGTACGGCGAATTCCGGACCCTCGACGTCAGCGGCCTGCGCAAGGAGGCCGTACGGTGCGCAAAGTGGGTCCGCAACGCCTCCGGAAAATGAAAAAGAACCGCAAAGAGCTTGACAACACCCGCCCTGGGTGCATATCGAAGTCTGCTCTTGCACCGAAATGAAATTACGTATGCCGCTGGCATCCTGTGAGCCGCATTATTTTTAGGAGGAAGGCACGACATGGCCAAGAAAAAAGGAATCGTTTCCCTGGAAGGCGCCG includes the following:
- a CDS encoding GatB/YqeY domain-containing protein; the protein is MSLSKQIDKDYIEAYKAKATVKVAVLRHLKTAIKNRMVEDKSDALSDETVLDLIAKQVKQRKDSFDQYTKAGRDDLAKVEADELAALEVYLPKQLSDEELSAAIDKAIADLGASSMADMGKVMQALLAAHTGQVDGKKASGLVRSKLS
- a CDS encoding endonuclease MutS2 — encoded protein: MESRTFQVLEFPKILGALSGFATSEPGAAACLAIHPYDTLESVRRAGTLFEQGAAWVGESGFRMRAFPELGGIFPHLDSELAVLDQDALFALKILLDLAKDARESLAGFEGRDWEVLEKELFAYAWPQKTVSGIGRCLDAEGQIKDESSPNLMSVRQEIRAIHQRCTKRVKDFILQENLGAAMQDEFMTVSSDRYVLPIKANFKNKTKGIIHDYSQTGETCYFEPIFLVETNNKLQELKREERAEEYKVLQYLTGLVRQEQDEVRDAYDGLVTLDVLMAKVRLADAYSGRTIEVTEEGAPRLLKARHPLLALTDESVHPVNIELLDGQRAMIVSGGNAGGKTVCLKTVGLIGLMAFSGLPVPAAEGSSLPLWDDIFVIMGDEQSLEENVSTFTAQIQYLKRVWDKVDGHSLFILDEFGAGTDPTQGAALAQAVIDSLLEKRATAFTATHFPALKAYAMATKGVRAASVLFDPSTKKPLFRLAYDQVGASIALDVAREHGLPAAILERAEKYLLLDGSDTSAVLDRLNAMAVKKEAELDAIEDERIRIERKRANLEQKFEKERTKILKEVQSKAQDVVKQWKTERIGQKEARKKLHQARLRIEDIAPERKKEPVFSFSDIVPGKKVSYLAWNKSGTVLEINEKKKQAKVDIGGVAMWVKADHLGPADGPSRPVAQPTGTKAAAPGDLVIEVDLRGNRADEAISELERAMDAALRKGAGKLEIVHGRGTGALRREVHEFLKYYPAVENFSLAPEDRGGDGMTEVTLK
- a CDS encoding HU family DNA-binding protein, translating into MTKAELVVKIAEKANLTKANAERALNAFLETVESTLVSEGKLTLTGFGTFAVELRKARVGRNPRTGLELKIPETKVVKFRPGKILKDAVK
- the dnaG gene encoding DNA primase → MDRSGIEAVKARINISDVVRRYVDLKPVSGRWMGACPFHQETKPSMSVNDEEGFFYCFGCQASGDVIDFYGRINGLEFRESLEQLAAECGVELSHVPHDPHAAERKAKKQILLDMHDEANQFFQRNLSLASGDHCRRYLTDRGMTPEMIAKFGLGYSPDDWHGLDNFLKGKGRNPELGVEAGLLSKNEKGNIYDRFRGRLIFPIQNLSGRVIAFGGRIITEGEPKYLNSSDTPIYKKGDHLYGLSLARSTMTRTKRAILTEGYMDVISLHQFGYTDSCGVLGTALTADQVKRLAGFCSRVDLVFDGDGAGRKAAMKSSRMILLQGVACKVVLMPDGEDVDSLLQTKGADGFEACMSEAPDGLTFCMNTLREEYAPRDIMAWAKSFLSELSDASLRAFYLPRIANGLGLSEADFRRDTGAAAPQQQRNPRHQPRQTQRVEQQQPGMGVGKDFADDRYFLRFSIQYPEYVPELAKRGMTQVLRTPWAQALWNKLETTQQGQVASLLNEQEKGFYIQCREELHTNVLSGRELLNEWVYICEQIERGLTDMDNRQLNESIRQAYESGDNKRALELLALKKSRRRDNEQH
- the rpsU gene encoding 30S ribosomal protein S21, translated to MPGVYFDDNDNFDVSLRRFKKQVEKAGILSELKKRQHYEKPSVQKKKKKAAAKKRLAKKMRKMRSM
- a CDS encoding adenine phosphoribosyltransferase translates to MNLRHYVRDIPDYPKKGITFFDITPILSTPKAFRYVIDQLYEKYKDSGADKIVAADARGFIFGAPLALKMGIGFVPIRKPGKLPYKNRCVTYDLEYGSDTLCMHVDAIDEGDKILMIDDLLATGGTAEGMVKLIREAGGEIVGAGFVIQLSFLDGDEVMRAAGVKHDFLIEID
- the mtnP gene encoding S-methyl-5'-thioadenosine phosphorylase, with translation MSKIGIIGGSGLDDPDLLLDARDVEMGTPYGKPSALLKEGTIAGREVVLLARHGREHTIPPTFVNYRANIKALKDAGCTRILATTACGSLRQEIDRGHLVILDQFIDFTRRRQVSFFDEFEPHCAVHTAMADPFDADMRGLLNEACDRLGLAHHKSGTVITIEGSRFSTRAESNMFRMWGADVINMSVAPECILANEAGIPYAAVAMSTDYDCWKTDEAPVTWEEILEVFKGNVEKVTSLLVEAIKELD
- the rsmA gene encoding 16S rRNA (adenine(1518)-N(6)/adenine(1519)-N(6))-dimethyltransferase RsmA, which gives rise to MAQQDGPHRAKKSLGQNFLTDPNICRKIVDALLPAPGDYIIEIGPGQGALTEHLVETGARRLRVVEMDDGLAERLEERWPELDVVRADALKFPWADLNGTGPCKIIGNLPYNVGSKLIWDIVSRVETLERAVFMVQHEVALRLTAEPGTKAFGGLTAWVRNFCDTRYLFKVPPAVFRPRPKVDSAVVRFDPLPLADRPTDPDRLAGLIKLLFQQRRKQISTILKKRMTLEVEQWFRDEGVSPSARPENLTPTQFRTLSLIY
- a CDS encoding amidohydrolase is translated as MASTAFADSAPRACDLLVRADAVITQDDERRVLTDAAVAILNGMVIEVGDYATLDARYDPLQRLDMSGKMLMPGLVNGHTHLPMTLLRGFADDLPLMDWLEGHIWPVEAKLDEDLLGIGARLGCAELIRTGCTAFLNGYFHERVTGEAASGCGLRAVLGEGFFAFPSPFFPTAEVCWEAIRSLEEHFRDDPLVRTAVTPHAAFTVPPEVLAASFELAESLDIPWQTHLAESPTETAVCLGKYGMRPVEILRREGLLSPRVTLHHCVDVEEKEIAQLAASGTNVVHNPASNLKLCSGMSPVQAMLDAGVNVGLGTDGASSNNQLNMFRDMGLAALMGKVRHGDASAVNAQTALDMATRNSARCLGWPELGRIQAGHPADMIALDLSSPNLMPVFNHVSHAVYASTGMEVCMTMVAGEVLYLYGEFRTLDVSGLRKEAVRCAKWVRNASGK